From the Pseudomonadota bacterium genome, one window contains:
- a CDS encoding Fic family protein — translation MAQLNELESKVDEATLADFNRRLDMSWIYHDSALEGLVYSTSELEEALRSQLADSSSMLPVYDEVRQHKTAIDWVRQAAGNRKELNLDLVKKLLLILAPEEGEGKGPPRYRKDVPLHRLYLHEISPPEKIGYKMRQLMQWVGSLETKRHTHPARVAAKAHYTFLHIYPFAKHNGKLGRLLMNFLLLREGYPPAVIHATDRQRYYEALKGSSDTLAALVHEALTNSVETAIRYFSSPARAKAL, via the coding sequence GTGGCGCAGCTCAACGAGCTGGAATCCAAGGTCGACGAGGCCACGCTGGCAGATTTCAATCGCCGGCTGGATATGTCATGGATCTACCACGACAGCGCCTTGGAAGGCCTGGTCTACAGCACCTCCGAGCTCGAGGAGGCACTTCGCAGCCAGCTGGCCGACAGCAGTTCGATGTTGCCAGTCTACGACGAAGTTCGCCAACACAAGACCGCCATTGACTGGGTGCGTCAGGCCGCTGGAAACCGCAAAGAACTGAATCTCGATCTGGTCAAGAAACTGCTCTTGATCCTTGCGCCCGAAGAAGGCGAGGGCAAGGGGCCGCCGCGCTATCGCAAGGACGTGCCGCTGCACCGGCTTTATCTCCACGAGATCTCACCGCCGGAGAAGATCGGCTACAAGATGCGCCAGCTGATGCAGTGGGTGGGCAGTCTCGAGACCAAACGGCATACTCACCCCGCGCGCGTTGCCGCCAAGGCCCACTATACCTTCCTGCACATCTACCCCTTTGCCAAGCACAACGGCAAGCTGGGACGATTGCTGATGAACTTCTTGCTGCTCAGGGAGGGCTATCCGCCGGCGGTGATCCACGCAACCGATCGACAGCGCTATTACGAGGCGCTGAAGGGAAGCTCGGACACGCTGGCAGCCTTGGTCCACGAAGCGCTCACGAACTCGGTCGAGACCGCGATCCGTTACTTCAGCTCGCCCGCGCGGGCAAAGGCACTCTGA
- a CDS encoding ATP-binding protein has product MALGRFERKIVLAMAAVALVPLAGALILGRGVLREAYEVGVNREVGSELERSLEVYRAHFVALRERAAMTADALADHWELRAAVRTSDGVRIKAVIESFLSRHPHLGAVAVWDAANERLLARAQRSERLDPHSMRLLRFARTLGSSPQARQGSKAAARLEITVGTPIAPFEDYRRAGELVDVFSRLQAGTGEVSAFYLIVYTAFLLSVILIAFGVGFVVSRRVTRRVALLAEATTRVGAGDLTVEVPTDAKDEIGELTRDFNLMVRDLRLSRERIEYLQRIGQWQQFARRLAHEIKNPLTPIQLATQEVSRSYQGNDQVFRRRLDEAVSIVEEEVATLRRLVGEFSAFARLPEPKLEAADLNAFLRDCEKSLGAVLEQTPESGSQALDVQLRCELCRQRLPVRIDTMMLRRCLDNLVRNAAQAIRAGAQPRRAHYVVLRSLRKARHAVLEVSDSGPGVPTADLATIFDPYYTTRREGTGLGLAIVKKIVLEHAGEVSCENQPDGGAIFRIVLPLAEPETSASSST; this is encoded by the coding sequence ATGGCGTTGGGCCGTTTCGAGCGCAAGATCGTGCTGGCCATGGCAGCCGTTGCCCTGGTTCCATTGGCGGGCGCCTTGATCCTCGGCCGCGGTGTGCTGCGCGAGGCCTACGAAGTGGGAGTCAACCGAGAAGTGGGTAGCGAGTTGGAACGTTCGCTCGAGGTCTACCGAGCTCACTTCGTGGCGCTGCGCGAGCGCGCTGCCATGACCGCCGACGCGCTCGCAGATCACTGGGAGCTGCGAGCAGCGGTACGAACATCGGACGGCGTTCGCATCAAGGCGGTCATCGAGTCCTTCCTGTCACGCCACCCGCACCTGGGAGCCGTAGCCGTGTGGGACGCCGCGAACGAGCGGCTGCTTGCCAGGGCGCAGCGCAGCGAGCGACTCGATCCACACAGCATGCGGCTGCTGCGCTTCGCGCGCACGCTCGGTTCCTCGCCGCAAGCACGGCAGGGCTCGAAGGCAGCAGCACGGCTCGAGATCACGGTCGGCACTCCGATAGCGCCCTTCGAGGATTACCGGCGCGCCGGTGAGCTCGTGGATGTGTTTTCGCGCCTGCAGGCCGGCACGGGCGAGGTATCGGCCTTTTACCTGATCGTATACACGGCGTTCCTGCTCAGCGTGATTCTGATCGCGTTCGGCGTGGGTTTTGTGGTGTCGCGAAGAGTCACGCGCCGCGTGGCGCTGCTCGCCGAGGCTACGACGCGCGTGGGTGCAGGCGACTTGACTGTGGAGGTGCCGACCGACGCCAAGGATGAAATCGGGGAACTCACGCGAGACTTCAACTTGATGGTGCGTGATCTGCGCCTGTCTCGAGAGCGGATCGAGTACCTGCAACGAATCGGTCAATGGCAGCAGTTTGCGCGCCGGCTGGCCCACGAAATCAAGAATCCCCTGACGCCTATCCAGCTCGCTACCCAGGAAGTCAGCCGCAGCTACCAGGGCAACGATCAGGTGTTTCGGCGCCGGTTGGACGAAGCAGTGAGCATCGTGGAGGAGGAAGTCGCGACGTTGCGCCGCTTGGTGGGCGAGTTCAGTGCGTTTGCGAGGCTGCCCGAGCCCAAGCTCGAAGCCGCCGATCTCAACGCTTTCCTGAGGGACTGCGAGAAGTCCCTGGGCGCAGTGCTCGAGCAAACGCCCGAGTCGGGCAGCCAGGCTCTCGACGTGCAGCTTCGCTGCGAACTGTGTCGGCAACGGCTGCCGGTGCGCATCGATACCATGATGCTCAGACGCTGCCTGGACAACCTCGTGCGCAACGCCGCCCAGGCGATTCGCGCCGGCGCGCAGCCGCGGCGTGCTCATTACGTGGTCCTGCGGTCGCTTCGCAAGGCTCGGCATGCCGTCCTGGAAGTCTCCGACAGCGGCCCGGGGGTGCCGACAGCGGACCTGGCGACGATTTTCGATCCGTACTACACGACACGTCGCGAGGGCACAGGGCTTGGACTCGCGATCGTCAAGAAGATCGTGCTCGAGCACGCTGGGGAAGTCAGCTGCGAGAACCAGCCGGATGGCGGGGCGATCTTCCGGATCGTGCTGCCGCTGGCCGAGCCCGAAACCTCCGCTTCCAGCTCGACTTGA